A window of the Sporosarcina sp. FSL K6-2383 genome harbors these coding sequences:
- a CDS encoding CapA family protein, with the protein MNKKIVNLLMIVFIISGWGFIAYGVNSLLDKQPTVLKAPADFLKRGNSTTLHFEPHSKTITIGMIGDILLHHPLFTYDNYDFAFAGVKDKLIGIDFLLANQESMPGGKELGLSGYPSFNSPKHIIRDLKVNGVDMISIANNHTIDRKEAGLRKAIGHIKEYNMPYVGAYTSIEDKSANRILEVDGIQIGVLSYTYGTNGNPVPHGKEYLVSLIDRERMQQEISHLSGLVDVVVVSMHWGNEYQLTPSQGQEELAQFVSDAGADIIFGHHPHVLQKYDEVGKTKVFYSLGNFYSAQQFDSTNIGGIARVTVRRTEVAGKYYTEVLDPVFYPTAVKRDDKKRFVVVPLRNAGTSAMYDEGWIGKHLGVPSW; encoded by the coding sequence TTGAATAAAAAGATCGTGAACTTATTAATGATTGTATTCATTATTAGTGGCTGGGGATTTATTGCTTATGGAGTAAATAGTTTGCTTGATAAGCAGCCTACCGTGCTGAAGGCACCGGCTGATTTTTTGAAACGGGGCAATTCAACAACACTGCATTTCGAGCCACATTCTAAGACGATTACTATCGGAATGATTGGTGATATCCTTCTGCATCATCCACTTTTCACGTATGATAATTATGATTTTGCGTTTGCTGGCGTGAAAGACAAACTAATTGGTATCGATTTTTTGTTAGCCAATCAAGAATCGATGCCAGGTGGCAAGGAACTTGGGTTATCCGGGTATCCGAGCTTTAACAGTCCCAAGCATATCATTCGGGATTTGAAAGTGAATGGCGTAGATATGATATCGATTGCGAATAACCACACAATTGACCGAAAAGAAGCAGGGCTGCGAAAAGCGATAGGGCATATCAAGGAATATAACATGCCCTATGTAGGTGCCTACACATCGATTGAAGATAAGTCAGCCAATCGAATTTTAGAAGTCGACGGTATTCAAATTGGAGTTCTGAGCTATACGTATGGGACAAATGGGAACCCTGTTCCACACGGTAAAGAATATTTAGTGTCTCTAATCGACCGTGAACGAATGCAACAGGAAATCAGTCATTTGTCGGGACTTGTGGATGTGGTCGTAGTCTCTATGCATTGGGGGAACGAATATCAGCTGACACCGTCACAGGGGCAAGAAGAGCTTGCACAGTTCGTTTCGGATGCAGGGGCGGATATTATTTTTGGCCATCATCCACACGTATTGCAGAAATATGATGAGGTTGGGAAGACGAAAGTATTTTATTCGCTAGGTAATTTTTACTCTGCTCAGCAGTTTGATTCTACAAATATTGGGGGAATTGCGAGAGTTACTGTTAGGAGAACTGAGGTTGCTGGCAAGTATTATACGGAAGTGCTTGATCCAGTATTTTATCCGACGGCGGTGAAGAGAGATGACAAAAAGAGGTTTGTTGTTGTGCCGTTAAGAAATGCGGGTACTTCTGCTATGTATGATGAAGGATGGATAGGCAAGCATTTAGGTGTACCATCTTGGTGA
- a CDS encoding methyl-accepting chemotaxis protein, whose amino-acid sequence MKFTVAKKLWFGFGAVLVLLVIVGVMSLWATITLDEEYTFLLDDRVKKVELIDEFILRHNEVQSNVRGYMLFKDASYLEAQTANATRSDELMEELSKVLQVKEHQVLLEEMGIARVKFANLQNDIIESVQDDKERKATELGRATATVGAVILENAEIIKQDQFKERNDARDELEGYMFGIIVFVISMVAFAVIVGLVISMLIARSISRPVRIVTDGLNEIADGNLTMDLLSVKNKDEIGDMAAAFNKMGTDVANMVRKINFSATQLAAQSEELSASSEESLASSEMVAKTAENQLLGSEQQQRIIGQSTSSMEELSLGVAEIANNNEEMLQATETMSQLVTTGSGMVGKMSEQMSTIHTTIQESSGIMEEMARHSDEIQTITSLITDISDQTNLLALNAAIEAARAGEYGKGFAVVAEEVRRLAEQSKNSASEIEAMVGMIQNASKRAVTSISAGSERVDDGIAATEQSREVFEKIQYAVGDVTTKVETVSAAIEEIQAMADEVSRGANEIQQLSGEAAASAGDTSAATEEQLAVTEEISASAQALARLAEELQTEMKHFRV is encoded by the coding sequence TGGAGTTAATTGATGAATTCATTTTAAGGCACAATGAAGTGCAAAGTAATGTACGCGGTTATATGTTATTTAAGGATGCTTCCTATTTAGAGGCACAGACAGCAAACGCTACTCGGTCTGATGAACTAATGGAAGAACTATCCAAAGTATTGCAAGTAAAGGAACACCAGGTCTTATTAGAAGAAATGGGAATAGCTAGAGTAAAGTTTGCAAATTTACAAAATGATATTATAGAAAGTGTCCAAGATGATAAAGAACGTAAGGCGACAGAGCTTGGACGAGCGACGGCAACAGTAGGCGCTGTCATACTCGAAAATGCAGAAATCATCAAACAGGACCAATTTAAAGAGCGAAATGATGCACGTGATGAATTGGAAGGTTATATGTTTGGCATAATTGTTTTCGTTATCAGTATGGTTGCCTTTGCAGTAATTGTAGGTCTTGTCATTTCGATGCTGATCGCTCGTAGTATTTCGCGACCTGTTCGTATTGTGACAGATGGATTGAACGAGATTGCTGACGGTAATCTGACAATGGATTTACTTTCAGTTAAAAACAAAGATGAGATTGGTGATATGGCAGCAGCGTTTAACAAAATGGGAACGGATGTTGCAAATATGGTGCGTAAAATCAACTTTTCGGCTACTCAATTAGCGGCCCAATCTGAAGAATTATCAGCAAGTTCAGAAGAGAGCTTGGCTTCATCAGAAATGGTGGCGAAGACGGCTGAAAATCAGTTATTGGGTAGCGAACAGCAGCAAAGAATTATTGGACAATCGACCTCATCAATGGAAGAGCTGTCTTTAGGCGTTGCTGAGATTGCAAACAATAATGAAGAGATGCTACAGGCAACAGAAACGATGTCGCAGCTTGTTACGACAGGTTCAGGTATGGTCGGGAAAATGTCGGAGCAGATGTCCACAATTCACACGACAATCCAAGAATCTTCCGGGATTATGGAAGAAATGGCGCGTCATTCAGATGAAATACAAACAATTACATCTCTTATTACAGATATTTCGGATCAGACGAATTTACTTGCATTAAATGCAGCGATAGAAGCGGCACGTGCAGGTGAGTACGGTAAAGGATTCGCAGTTGTTGCAGAAGAAGTACGAAGACTGGCCGAGCAATCGAAAAATTCGGCTTCTGAAATCGAAGCGATGGTTGGTATGATCCAAAACGCATCAAAACGTGCAGTGACATCTATATCTGCAGGCAGTGAGCGTGTGGATGATGGCATAGCAGCTACTGAACAATCGCGTGAAGTATTTGAGAAAATTCAATATGCGGTTGGCGATGTAACGACGAAAGTCGAAACGGTATCTGCCGCCATTGAAGAAATTCAAGCGATGGCTGATGAAGTAAGTCGTGGTGCTAATGAGATCCAACAGTTGAGTGGCGAAGCGGCTGCTTCTGCAGGTGATACAAGTGCAGCTACGGAAGAACAGCTTGCGGTAACTGAGGAAATTTCCGCAAGCGCTCAAGCATTAGCAAGACTAGCCGAGGAACTTCAAACGGAAATGAAACATTTTAGAGTGTAA